gtctgtttggcgccatcttgtgacaaacactcgacaaccacgacaagacaacgacagcttactgagattaaacttgacaaaatagagcatgacagctacgaagccaacacacaaaaaaatacagaatgggcattaaaacttctcaaagactggctaaaagagaaaaaatggagacaagtatgaagcagaggatcttaataaggtattacgatcattttatgcatctgtgcaaagtttcgcgaaaggataaaaatgttaatttaaaacaaatatgccaataaaatgtttcaaattcatattcatgtccagttttttttcttatgtggcaagtagccgtgtaataagcgggataatgtagaggcagccggtagttattgggaaataagccccttcagtgtgatacaagaccctccgcgtcgcgtcgggtcctgatcacactgtcggggcttatttcccaataactaccggctgcctctacattatcccttacttagcattgggtcaaaaagggacaaacccatgtgttaggttaaattaacccagaaaatatttgacccaacaatgggtagaaacaacccagcataggttaaattacaacccaacaggtagggtttgtccctttttgacccaacactgtgCATGTGCTACACTGACTTACAACAATGATGACTCAGTGGGTAAATCAAAGTGCAGTGGCTTCTTGATTGAAAATGGATTGCAGGGTGTGTTTTGATAGGGTTGCAGATAACAGGGAACATAAATTCCTAATCTAAGTAATAAAATGCAACTAACCAAATAATAGTTCCAAggaaaataaacattgtttgtACTGAACACTATTTGCTTTATGCTGTGAATCAGAGCCCGAAGAGATTCGGGCTATTCGGTCTGTACCTTGTTTTGTACAGTATAGTGGTTTTGGTTCACAACTTCATATGTTACATTTGATTCCTGAAGAAACACAGTTGTGCTCTGCTGCAATAAATTATTTCAAAGACATAAAGATTGTGTTCTTTGTGCACAGGTTTTGACAGTTCCCACATTTTGTTCTTTTAGTGtgaatgttacatttttgtaCGGTGACTTGCCACCATGCCCCACTCCCATTTGAAGAAGATCACTTTGTGTTAAAACAGTTTTGCTTTGGATATATTCAAGTATAATACACTGTGGCTGCAGATAAATAAGGAGGCAATACTGTGTTGTCTGCACACAGACTTCAACAAGGCACATCAAATTCAGTACAGAAAACAAGAGGTAAGAGAACTTTGTCTGATCATTGGGATTTAGAAAGAGTTAAAACTGGGATACATTTTAATTAACCTTTAAAGCCCTTATTGAATGTCTTGATGTCGCAGTGAAATACATTTCCTTGTCAAATACAGCACATTGGCCCTGGCTTGAGATATCAATGTAGACAGCTCCGCCCTTTAACCCTTTCCCGACAGATTGATTTAGCTTCATGTGACTAATCAAAAAATGTTAAGACCTCCACACTAAAGTCTGTTACCTTTATGCTGAGATGACTGTTTAGTTTTTCACTGATTTTTAATAAGTCTTATTAgcttaataatataaaaaagttgAAAAACTAATTTAATATAGCTTAACCTTTgaatgtagtattttattaatttttaattattgAATTctattgaactttatactctagaaaataatttgtttaaagGGCAACTATTATAccaatttttacaagatgtaagtCTCAAGTGTGGCCCAGAATGTGTCAATTTGTTTATCACATTGATAAGAAAATCAAAACTGCATATCTTATGAGACTGCCTTGGTTTAATGGTAATTTAAAAaaggagtgggtggatttttattttattttactgccaacacacatttatatccAAACACTTTGTAAAGTGGATTTTGTATAATAGTAGTAATGCCCTTTATAATGGTATTGAGATAGCAGTAggcatacactctcagaaataaaagtacaaaagctcTTACTGGAGCGCTATACcctttttaaagggcacctttgtacctaaagagttcacATTAGTAACTTAAAGGACCATATTGGTACCAGATATATCCCGATAGGcctataaaatatataaaattatgcTCAATAGCACTCAAAGTGGTTCACAggcttgtaatcataggggaactattttattgctaaacaTCACCTATGTATGTAGATCTtttagcacctgtgtagaaccatattgtgctatattGAACCATAAGTGGTGCCACAGTATAGTCACGCTTTAGCACAACTTATGGTACATAGGTGCTAGGTGCTCTGTAGTAGTAATAAATGGTTTCCCTATGAGCTGTTAgtactatttagcaccatttttgTAGAGTGTATCTGTACTTAAATTGTACATAGTTaggactttttttttaaaggaaaacgtCATGAATGATGATGTTACTGAACGCCAAGGTCGTAGGGCTGCAacctaagtgctcttccgccatacaatgtAGTTCTTGTTTTTAAaccgcttaaaaaatcgccaggttttattttgtgccaccatacttacttgggtaactactcatgtaacagtctttaaatagaaaaacacggaagtgtttggtggcttctaaatttatttctgtttggatcctaaggaatgaatggggctaggctaaatgctaacacattcacaacacgctgtacaagaattaagtgcacgcattgaataaaaataggtatgtatttatttgtctaaattgaggtaagaccatagtaaaatattgaaaaatgatggtgttttactttaaagggtactgccccttTGTATATGTATTTCTAAGAGTGTACAGTATCACCTTCAATACAGCATTTTCATGGATTGGTTATAAAAGTACATATACTTGGAAAGAACTTGGATAAATtaaaagtagggctgtcaaaagattaatcgcgattaatcgcatccaaaataaaagtttgtatttacataacatatgtgtgtgtactgtgtataattattatttatatataaaaacacacccaatcatgtatatatttaagaaaaaattgttatatttatatataaaatatttatatttatatataatataaattatagaaatgtatatacagtatttaaatgcaaatatttcttaaatatatacatgaatgtgtgtgtatttatatatacataatatttatacacagtacacacacatatgctatgtaaacacaaacttttatgttggatgcgattaatcgcgattaatcttttgacagccctaattaaaagcattttaattgtaaaaagGCTTCTCTCAGCGAAATAATACAATGCCCGTACACTAATTAGCTTGCCAATTATTAGCCATTCATGGGTTGGAAAGAAGTTCTGATGACTCAGGTATGGATTTTTGGAGCCTGTAATCAAATAGGACATTTGGCTGGGACATAGGTGGCGACTTCTCTAGACTAGAGACGGAAAAGGTCTTGAATTTATAATGAACGATCTCTGGTTTCCTAAGGATTCTTCCATTTAGTAACAGGCTAGAATGAAATAAATTCATGCTGAGTTGCAGCATGGCATCGTTGATGAGGCACACAGTTTAGTTAAAACTTTCTTCACTTTAATCTGGTAAGGAGCATTATGCGCTCCTAATAAAGCATAAAATGAGACGATAGGCTTTTGTGGCAATCAAAGCACTTAATTGTTCAATAGTTAGGCAGTTAATTGCAAATGCAAATTAGGTTTTTAAATCAATTGAAACAGTGTCTCAAAAGAGCACACaagaagataattttttgtACATTATTGTTTATTGAAGGGATTTTATTGTACTTTTACAGTATGGTGCTTCTATATTATAACACTATATATCTGAGGTAGGTAAAAAATCTATGCATTTATGTAAGAACAGAGCAGAAGGTTATTGTACCTACATAAAAACGAGCAATATTAAATCTTACAAAAAGTCATAAATCTTGACCTGAGTGGCTGATATAATCTCTATGATGTTCCAAAACAGGCAGTGTTAGCCACAGTTATGGATGTTTCTTGTGAAGCAAGCTGTGTGGATCCTATTTCTGTATAATATGACATTATCAGGGATCGATTAAGTGTGAACTAATCTCTTTTGGCGACTATGTGTAGGATCTGCTGGACAGGTGCGGTTACATTCATTGTGATGAATGGTGCTCATTTGACCCActtttacatactgtacatgacTGAAATTCTAAACGTCCTGTCTATGTCTATAAACTTACTGCAAAAATGCCATAAGACACAAGCATGACTGTATCTTTACATTAATACTGAACATTTCTTCTAAACAAATTTGCCTGTGCACATTTATTGATTATTTGTGACAATAACAAATGCTTATTTGGCAACACTTTTTCAGCCTTCTTCAGGGAATGCAAACCAAACTGTCACCCAAGGTTTTGTGTCTGCTCCTTCAAGCGCCAGGCAGCTTCCATGTATTTAGTGATTTCAGAGTTCTGCCGTGGGAAGTTTAGTCGCCGGTCTTTGCGATCTGAGACAAGCTGCACAAAAGAGATGATTAGCAGAATAATAATGGAAGCCGTGAGCAATTGATGTTCCATAATAATTTACTATGCCATTATACCGTAAAAATGGTCCAAGGGCTGTCACCCTTTTAAAAGGTAATAATCTgtataccatttaggtacagatacatTTGGTATCgatatgtatctttaaagggatagttcacccaaaaatatacatttctgACATCATTTAcccactctcatgttgttacaaacctgaataCATGTCTTTGTTCGGATGAACACAAAgggagatattttgagaaatgtctgtaaccaaactttgtggaccccatttattTCCATAATATTATTTTGTCCTACTATGGGGgtcaatggggtccacgaatggtttggttacaaacattcctcaaaatatcttccttcatgttcatcaaaacaaagaaattaatacaggtctgtaacaacatgagagtgagtaaatgatcacaaaattttcatttttgggtaaactatccctttaaggtactaataggtacaaaggtgtactttttgaaagggtaccaccccaatGACAGCTTTTAAGAATGTAGTTTGTGTGAAACATTAATGTGATACTGTATGATACTGTATCTGAATGAAAGGCATTCAACACGTGATAATGCAAAGTAAAACCCATTACAAAACTTTTGAGTTTTAGCAGCAAGAACTGCCTTATTTTCAAATTTGCCTAAATAGAaagatgttaaaaaaattatgctaAGGCGactttttaatttgttttataaGCTTATAttagttatttatattattacaaatttatatttgttttaatagctataaaaatatgaaaagcTTAGAAGCTTAATTCtacttaattatttattattccaCTATTTAATATGGCATAACCATTTTGGACAATTctatgtaataataataataatattgtaaaaaaaaatatatatgaaattCTACCATACTGTGACATCTGTAAACATAACACTCATATCACAAGAACTGCATCATTTTACCAGATTTTCAttaataaagattttaaacatctaACTTTTATGCAtatgtaatttaataaatatgaaaaaaaattaatctgaGATTAGATATGAATTTTAATGGCTAGAATCAGGAATCTATTATCTTAATATTTACAGACTAAATCAGATTAAAtctttaattttataataataataaaaaatttaccAGAGGACTGGATATCCAGCCTATCTCTTGTGCTTCAGTCTGAGGGTGTGTGTACTTCTTTATCGGTTCCAAACGAGCCTCGTGTATGATCTGGAGAAAAGCAGCTGCACACAAAATTGTGACGGTATAATAGACCTACTTTAGTGTATCAG
This Paramisgurnus dabryanus chromosome 7, PD_genome_1.1, whole genome shotgun sequence DNA region includes the following protein-coding sequences:
- the cfap144 gene encoding cilia- and flagella-associated protein 144; amino-acid sequence: MAKPKEKEPVDIVHQNAIHVETIMKELRHQKLNTEFNINPFKKLHVLTDKPMSKVTYGKQEEDPAFLQIIHEARLEPIKKYTHPQTEAQEIGWISSPLLVSDRKDRRLNFPRQNSEITKYMEAAWRLKEQTQNLG